The proteins below come from a single Nitrospirota bacterium genomic window:
- a CDS encoding zinc-ribbon domain-containing protein — protein MIIQCPKCKVRLKVPDEKIKDEGTRFRCLKCSTVLLVKKPKPAEIKPLDPKKVLVAHDNPEIITRIEDVLTEADYAVITSNDGVDAMVKISKERPLFAFLDVALPKIYGFEVCKRLKNSEYTRGMRIILIASIYDKTRYRREPASLYGADDYIEDHMIEELLLQKMGITPVQPEEKVEEKREEKFKVEEKRVEEKLEAPETAADELVERAKRLARTIVSDITLYNQRKVTEGVNNDTFFELLADEIKEGQKLYENRISPEIRAIKDFYREAIENFIKNKKRALGLL, from the coding sequence ATGATTATCCAGTGTCCGAAATGCAAAGTCAGACTTAAAGTTCCTGATGAAAAAATCAAAGATGAGGGGACAAGATTTAGATGTCTGAAATGCAGTACTGTGCTGCTTGTCAAAAAACCAAAACCGGCAGAAATAAAACCTTTAGACCCCAAAAAGGTCCTGGTGGCTCACGATAACCCTGAGATAATAACGCGGATAGAGGATGTTCTTACAGAAGCAGATTATGCGGTAATTACCTCTAATGATGGCGTGGATGCAATGGTCAAGATATCAAAAGAGCGCCCTTTATTTGCCTTTCTTGACGTTGCCCTGCCAAAAATTTATGGATTTGAGGTCTGCAAAAGGCTCAAGAACAGCGAATACACCAGAGGCATGAGAATAATCCTTATTGCATCAATTTATGATAAAACACGCTACAGAAGGGAGCCTGCCTCCCTGTATGGGGCAGATGACTATATCGAAGACCACATGATAGAGGAACTTTTGCTGCAAAAAATGGGCATAACCCCCGTTCAGCCAGAAGAAAAAGTAGAAGAAAAGAGGGAGGAAAAATTTAAGGTTGAAGAAAAACGGGTTGAAGAAAAATTAGAAGCACCAGAAACAGCCGCGGATGAGCTGGTTGAGAGGGCAAAGAGGTTAGCAAGGACTATTGTATCTGATATCACCCTCTACAATCAGCGGAAAGTAACTGAGGGAGTAAACAATGATACATTCTTTGAACTCCTTGCTGATGAAATAAAAGAAGGTCAAAAGCTCTATGAGAACAGAATATCTCCGGAAATAAGGGCTATTAAGGACTTTTACAGGGAAGCCATTGAGAACTTTATTAAAAATAAAAAGAGAGCCCTCGGCCTTTTATGA
- a CDS encoding rhomboid family intramembrane serine protease: MIPFKDDNPTTHFPFITISFILLNTIIFLFQFTYPGDSTTLAFSYGAIPAAILTMESVQPIHPAITVFTSMFMHGGLFHIAGNMLYLWIFGNNIEDKLGRMRFIIFYLLCGIIAAYSHAIIEPSSNVPMIGASGAVSGILGAYVLLFPKARVHTLIFLGFFIQVVRIPALIVIGFWAIIQFVNGIISTATIPQGGVAWFAHIGGFLIGILTIKLFLKTRRRYY, translated from the coding sequence GTGATACCTTTTAAGGATGACAACCCAACTACCCATTTCCCTTTTATTACAATAAGTTTTATTCTCCTGAATACCATAATTTTTCTCTTCCAATTTACTTATCCTGGTGACTCCACAACACTCGCATTTTCATACGGTGCAATTCCTGCGGCTATTTTGACTATGGAAAGCGTTCAGCCCATACATCCAGCGATTACAGTATTTACTTCTATGTTTATGCATGGAGGTCTCTTTCACATTGCTGGTAACATGTTATATTTATGGATTTTCGGCAACAACATCGAGGATAAATTAGGTCGCATGAGATTCATAATCTTTTACCTCCTCTGCGGCATCATAGCAGCTTATAGCCACGCAATTATCGAGCCATCGTCGAACGTCCCAATGATAGGCGCAAGCGGCGCAGTATCTGGAATCTTAGGGGCTTATGTCCTTCTATTCCCAAAGGCAAGGGTACATACACTGATCTTCCTCGGTTTCTTTATACAGGTCGTGAGAATACCTGCTTTGATTGTTATTGGTTTTTGGGCTATAATTCAATTTGTAAATGGCATTATAAGTACAGCTACCATCCCTCAGGGTGGAGTTGCATGGTTTGCTCATATAGGAGGGTTTCTCATAGGCATTTTAACTATAAAACTTTTCCTGAAAACACGAAGGAGGTATTATTAA